The DNA region CCATAAAAATTAGATAATTTACTTTTTTCTAATCCTTTTGAGCTTGATCCTATGCTTCCTCCCTCTTTATGGTATATTCTACTTCTCCAACAGTGTGCTAATTTATATCCTTTTCTTTTTGCCATTTTAGACCAATCTAAATCCTCGAAATATAAGACATCCATAAGCCATACATCTTCTATGAATTTTTTTGTCATATTGTCCTTAATCATCTACAAAATATCCTCTATTCCGGAATAATGTACAACAATATAAACTTTTGCGTTATTCATAACTTTCTCATTACTGAATTCCATTTGTTAATAAATTCGGATAAAACTATCTCTTTCTTAAATCTCTTTCCCAATTCTTTGGCTCTTAAAGACAAATCTTTTTTATCATCCTCTGTCAATTGAAAATATTCTATCACCTTTTCTGCGGCTCTTTTAGAGTCTAATGGTACTACGAAGTCATCTCTTAATTTTTTTACTATCTCTTTAGCTCCTGTATATTCTGAAACAATAGCAGGTAAGCCTCCTAAAAGAACCTCTATGGTACTTATCGAAAAAGCCTCACCTCTTCCTAAATGAAGGTAAAGGGATGATTTCTCTATATATTCATAGATCTGAGAGAATCCTACAAAATGAACTCCTTGATAATAGAACTTTTCTTTGATATCTTTGTTCCAATTTCCTAAAATAAATAACTCTGCATCTTGAAACTCTTGTTTTACAATTTTGAAGGTGTTTATCAATAGGTCTATTCCTTTACAAAAATGATCGGGACCGTTTCCTACAAATAGAATATTATGGTTAAATCTTTCTTTTATAGGAAGATTTAAAAGATGATTATATCTTTCTTCTTCAATGAATGGATAAGCTACTATGAATTTTGCTCGAGGAGATATTTCCCTTAGGAGATCCCTTTCCATCTCCCCTATGCATATGAATAGGTCCACCTGGGGAATTGCTAATGAATGCATAAATCCCTTGAAAAGGTTCATGTTTTTAGTTTTAATGTAGTACAACTTGGGATCCGCTGAAATGTTAATTATAAATTTCTTAAATTTCTTAAAGGGTAAGATTTTAAATAAGGCAGGAATTAAAAAAGTTCCTTCGCAGAGGAGAATGTCATAAGGGGAAGAGTTTAAAGAAAATTTTACATAGGAGAAAATTCTTCTTAAAGGTTTTTTATTACTACATAATATATCCAAATCTTTAGCTCTTACCGCTTGGGCTAAGCTTTTATGAAAAGTATGTGGGATGTAGTAAAGGAAAAAAATATTTTTACCATTTTGCATACGCTAACCTACCTGCGACAAATATAGATTAACTAATTTATCTACTGAATGCTTTTCTAAGTACTTTGATCTTATAAGATCATAAAGCTCTATGTTTTGGGACTGAGCGTTAACTTTTAAAATTCCCTTCTTTATTGACTCTATACTATTAGGATCACAGTAGACTACTTTGTCCCCAAAATATTCTATCACAGGCTTGCATTTTCCTACTAATATGGGTTTTTTAAATATTCCAGCCTCAAGGTTACTTAAGCCAGGTGTTTCTAAAAAGCTTGGTAGTAGGTGGGCTTTGCAGTTTAAGTATGCGGATTTTAACAAGTCGCTCTTTCTATCGATATATTCTATGTGTAGAATTTTGTCTTTATTAGTGTAAACTAATTTTTCAACTTCTTCTTTAATGTTATTATTTCTAAATCTAAATTTGCCTATTAGAACCAACTTTTTTTTCAAAATAGGATATACTTCTAAGAATGCTCTTAGAAGATTAAGAGTGTTTTTCCTTTCGTCCAAAAAGGCTACGGAGAGAAAATACTCGTCCTTATCAAGGTTATATTTTCTTAAAAATATGTTAGCATCCTCAGGATTATTAAAGATAGCGAAGCTGGAGTCTACATAATTGTATATTATCTCAATTTTGGGAGCATCTATTTGAAATAACTTTATTAACTGTACTTTTTCAGCATTACTATTTACGATAATAAGATCTGATTTGGAAAGAAAATATTTTTTATAGGAGAAAAAGTTAGGAACAGGACAAAGTTTTGAGAGAAGAGACCCTATTAACATCCTTGTCTCCTTTTCATAATAGAAGGTTGGGCTTACAAAAATCTTTATATTGGGAAAATTATTTTTTAAGTTTTTTACAATATCATAAAACCAGTTACTATAACCAAAGAGGTGAATTATATCAAAGGTTTCCTCAATTTTAAAGAAATCTAAAAGATTAACTTTTATATCAAAATTTCCATTATTAATATGTTCCATATAGGAAAGAAGCTGAACTTCCTTTCCTCCAAAGGCTATAGAAAAAGGGAAATCGCTTAGAAAAGCTACTTTAATCATAGGTACCTCAAGAATAATTTTTAAGAACTTCTTTTTGCCATTTTATTACTTCCCTTACACCTTCTCTAAAAGAGATCTTAGGTTTGTATCCTAAATTTTTTATTTTTTCTATGGAAAACCTTTTTACAAGACTCAGAAATTTAGAAGGTGGATCTATAATCTTTAAATTTTCAAAATCTCCTCCTACCTCCTCAATAATTATATTTGCTACCTCTTCCATAGTATGATATTCATCGGACCCAATATTA from Dictyoglomus turgidum DSM 6724 includes:
- a CDS encoding glycosyltransferase family 4 protein, with the protein product MQNGKNIFFLYYIPHTFHKSLAQAVRAKDLDILCSNKKPLRRIFSYVKFSLNSSPYDILLCEGTFLIPALFKILPFKKFKKFIINISADPKLYYIKTKNMNLFKGFMHSLAIPQVDLFICIGEMERDLLREISPRAKFIVAYPFIEEERYNHLLNLPIKERFNHNILFVGNGPDHFCKGIDLLINTFKIVKQEFQDAELFILGNWNKDIKEKFYYQGVHFVGFSQIYEYIEKSSLYLHLGRGEAFSISTIEVLLGGLPAIVSEYTGAKEIVKKLRDDFVVPLDSKRAAEKVIEYFQLTEDDKKDLSLRAKELGKRFKKEIVLSEFINKWNSVMRKL
- a CDS encoding glycosyltransferase, translating into MIKVAFLSDFPFSIAFGGKEVQLLSYMEHINNGNFDIKVNLLDFFKIEETFDIIHLFGYSNWFYDIVKNLKNNFPNIKIFVSPTFYYEKETRMLIGSLLSKLCPVPNFFSYKKYFLSKSDLIIVNSNAEKVQLIKLFQIDAPKIEIIYNYVDSSFAIFNNPEDANIFLRKYNLDKDEYFLSVAFLDERKNTLNLLRAFLEVYPILKKKLVLIGKFRFRNNNIKEEVEKLVYTNKDKILHIEYIDRKSDLLKSAYLNCKAHLLPSFLETPGLSNLEAGIFKKPILVGKCKPVIEYFGDKVVYCDPNSIESIKKGILKVNAQSQNIELYDLIRSKYLEKHSVDKLVNLYLSQVG